The following proteins are encoded in a genomic region of Myxococcales bacterium:
- a CDS encoding glycosyltransferase family 4 protein produces MGKRVAVLVVGGGNLEWAPDGSRVAKVPIVDYIHELSDRLGHCVWLAQDSGTWGVSLAGTTTQIKGRLDPEKVTVIGIDATVRGALNSMWLFFRYALQRPYGVFFLPAFMTMLPVYPLARLFLKKNAVYVGTDWEMYLAESPKGKWLGWQTLYRASFQGSMRLADIVIARGRRLADLSRRHNANVVETVPLAHMDFSSPGIAPLPRGEEPYKILYVGLIRFDKGLGDLLEALALIRERRPNSAVVLDVLGEGPDRASLEAVALDLGIADSVNFRGWIESPDEVGHYYAETHALVMPTSTHPEGVPRCIDEALVRGIPVVATRIAGVPAEFSDGEVLLVDPSAPARLAEGVEHILFEPEVRRQYIEGAARRRLHWSRFRSAGEQHAMLLKGESSTD; encoded by the coding sequence GTGGGAAAGCGTGTCGCGGTTCTGGTCGTCGGCGGCGGAAATCTAGAATGGGCCCCGGACGGAAGCCGCGTCGCCAAGGTTCCGATTGTCGACTACATCCACGAACTTTCCGATCGTCTTGGCCATTGCGTGTGGCTCGCCCAGGACTCCGGAACTTGGGGTGTGTCGTTGGCGGGAACCACGACCCAGATCAAGGGCCGCCTCGACCCAGAGAAAGTGACCGTGATCGGGATCGACGCGACAGTCAGGGGAGCGCTGAATAGCATGTGGCTATTCTTTCGTTACGCCCTCCAGCGCCCCTACGGCGTATTTTTTCTACCCGCATTCATGACGATGCTGCCGGTCTACCCCCTCGCAAGGCTCTTTCTGAAAAAGAATGCCGTCTATGTCGGTACGGATTGGGAAATGTATCTGGCCGAATCGCCGAAGGGAAAGTGGCTTGGTTGGCAGACTTTATATCGCGCAAGTTTCCAAGGCTCGATGAGACTTGCAGACATCGTAATCGCACGGGGACGGCGTCTTGCCGATCTCTCGAGACGTCACAATGCAAATGTGGTCGAAACCGTTCCCTTGGCCCACATGGATTTTTCGAGCCCAGGTATCGCACCACTTCCGAGGGGCGAGGAGCCGTACAAGATTTTGTACGTGGGGTTGATCCGGTTTGACAAGGGGCTCGGAGACCTGTTGGAAGCGCTGGCCCTGATCCGAGAACGGCGACCGAATTCTGCGGTGGTTCTCGACGTCCTGGGTGAGGGACCGGATCGCGCGAGCCTCGAAGCTGTCGCGCTGGATCTCGGCATCGCCGACTCGGTCAATTTTCGCGGTTGGATAGAGAGCCCCGACGAAGTAGGCCACTACTACGCGGAAACCCACGCTCTCGTGATGCCGACCTCGACACATCCGGAGGGGGTTCCGCGCTGTATCGATGAGGCGTTGGTGCGGGGCATCCCGGTGGTCGCCACTCGGATTGCCGGAGTCCCAGCCGAGTTTTCCGACGGCGAGGTACTGCTGGTTGATCCTTCGGCACCGGCTCGGCTCGCAGAGGGTGTCGAGCACATCCTGTTCGAGCCCGAAGTGCGAAGGCAATATATAGAAGGGGCCGCGCGCCGCCGTCTCCACTGGTCGAGATTCCGGTCCGCTGGCGAGCAGCATGCAATGCTGCTCAAAGGCGAATCTTC